A genomic window from Candidatus Acididesulfobacter guangdongensis includes:
- the mqnC gene encoding dehypoxanthine futalosine cyclase, which produces MTPLNLHKIHKKRIDRDEALNLFKGNDLLKIGKMADALRKEKHSDGIVTFIIDRNINYTNICSSRCNFCAFYKNENDDGAYILNKHEIFKKIEETIELGGTQILIQGGLNKDIAFDYYIDLLSSIKQNFDIHIHGFSPPEIYFMAENNNLTIKETVALLKEVGLESIPGGGAEILVDRVRTKISPNKIGRDKWLEVMETAHNEGLNSSATMMFGTVETDEEIIEHLFKLRELQDRTGGFRAFIPWSFQSRNTKLNPRNTYGYYYLKVLSISRIVLDNFDNIQASWVTQGAKMAQAALSFGANDLGSTMIEENVVKAAGTCNPMVEENEMVNMIKDAGFTPAQRLNDYTIIKYYR; this is translated from the coding sequence ATGACTCCGTTAAATTTACATAAGATTCATAAAAAAAGAATAGACAGGGACGAAGCGCTGAATTTGTTTAAAGGCAATGATTTGCTTAAGATAGGCAAGATGGCCGATGCATTGAGAAAAGAAAAGCATTCTGACGGCATCGTCACTTTTATAATAGACAGAAATATCAATTATACAAATATATGTTCTTCCCGATGTAATTTCTGCGCTTTTTATAAAAATGAAAATGATGACGGCGCGTATATATTAAATAAACATGAAATATTTAAAAAAATTGAAGAGACCATAGAACTTGGCGGTACGCAAATATTAATACAGGGCGGGTTAAATAAAGATATAGCATTTGATTATTATATAGATTTATTATCTTCTATTAAACAAAATTTCGATATTCATATTCATGGATTTTCTCCTCCTGAAATATATTTTATGGCGGAAAATAACAATTTAACCATTAAAGAAACTGTTGCCCTTTTAAAAGAAGTCGGTTTAGAATCTATACCGGGCGGCGGAGCAGAAATTCTTGTTGACAGGGTCAGAACTAAAATCAGCCCTAATAAAATCGGCAGGGATAAATGGCTTGAAGTAATGGAGACTGCGCACAATGAGGGATTAAATTCTTCCGCTACCATGATGTTTGGAACGGTAGAAACCGACGAAGAAATAATAGAGCATCTTTTTAAACTGCGCGAACTGCAGGATAGAACCGGCGGATTTAGAGCGTTCATTCCATGGAGTTTTCAGAGCAGAAATACAAAGTTAAATCCAAGAAACACTTATGGTTATTATTATCTCAAGGTTCTGTCTATTTCGAGAATAGTTTTGGATAATTTTGACAACATACAGGCGTCATGGGTGACTCAGGGAGCAAAAATGGCTCAGGCGGCATTGAGTTTCGGTGCAAACGACTTAGGTTCAACCATGATTGAAGAAAATGTCGTCAAGGCTGCGGGCACATGCAACCCTATGGTAGAAGAAAATGAAATGGTGAATATGATAAAAGATGCCGGTTTTACGCCGGCTCAGAGATTGAATGACTATACAATAATAAAATATTACCGATAG
- a CDS encoding acyl-CoA thioesterase: MGLIPEINDFKFFTELQVRYEETDSMSVVYYGKYFVFFEVARTEYIKKLGFNYINVEKNGLYFVVAESNCTYIAPARFDDTIRIYTKVEYMKNSSFNFIYLITKINDDNSESKIVRGFTVLVCVDKNTFKPERIPSYLRNAINDFEKFSVN; encoded by the coding sequence ATGGGTTTAATTCCTGAGATTAATGATTTTAAATTTTTCACAGAATTACAGGTAAGATATGAAGAAACAGATTCTATGTCTGTTGTTTATTACGGAAAATATTTTGTTTTTTTTGAAGTTGCCAGAACGGAATATATTAAAAAATTGGGTTTTAATTATATAAATGTTGAAAAAAACGGGCTATATTTTGTAGTTGCTGAATCAAATTGTACCTATATCGCTCCAGCAAGATTTGACGATACTATAAGAATATATACAAAAGTAGAGTACATGAAAAATTCAAGTTTTAATTTTATATATCTTATTACAAAAATTAACGATGATAACTCTGAAAGTAAAATAGTCCGCGGATTCACTGTTCTGGTTTGTGTTGATAAAAACACCTTTAAACCTGAAAGAATACCTTCATATCTCAGAAACGCCATTAATGATTTTGAGAAATTTTCGGTTAATTAA
- a CDS encoding CRISPR system precrRNA processing endoribonuclease RAMP protein Cas6 — protein MNEKISAILNDFKIAKLNFEIKTENDTLLPDYKGSTFRGVFGHIFKDVMCISYENECETCNFKSVCMFKKIFDSPPPSNSSRLKNYSSLPHPYIIEPPLETKNFYKKNEIIKFSLILIGQAISLFPYFAYSFGLAGRRGIGKMKQGKFSLFNIINDKNKEKLYDFKKEELLPLRNYYTVKDFIEKTKDCCCTGNSGIAKDSGSNVLKQFVPYDTIGLKTDRTAISAENNNNQLYKCSNISKKEIFSVNLDFITPTKIIFNEKIVQNLEFHVYIRNLLRRISNLNFFHCVNSDNKKNEINDNPDNNIDFNYYIEKAYGVRANNNLKWKSVDRYSNRQKRHMKISGFTGKISFENVGQEFLWIIRVGEIIHLGKNTTFGNGKYEIDSII, from the coding sequence ATGAATGAAAAAATTTCAGCAATATTAAATGATTTTAAAATAGCAAAACTGAATTTTGAAATAAAAACTGAAAATGACACCTTGCTTCCTGACTACAAAGGTTCTACTTTTAGAGGCGTTTTCGGACATATTTTTAAGGATGTAATGTGCATTTCTTATGAAAATGAGTGCGAAACCTGCAATTTTAAGTCTGTATGTATGTTTAAAAAAATTTTCGACTCGCCTCCTCCTTCAAATTCATCAAGATTAAAAAATTATTCGTCCCTTCCTCATCCTTACATTATAGAGCCTCCTTTAGAAACTAAAAATTTTTATAAGAAAAATGAAATAATAAAATTTTCGTTGATTTTAATAGGACAGGCTATATCTTTATTTCCTTATTTTGCATATTCTTTCGGTTTAGCAGGCAGACGAGGCATCGGAAAAATGAAGCAGGGCAAATTTTCTCTTTTTAACATAATAAATGATAAAAATAAAGAAAAGTTATACGATTTTAAAAAAGAAGAACTGCTGCCGCTCAGAAATTACTATACTGTTAAAGATTTTATAGAAAAAACAAAAGACTGCTGCTGTACAGGAAACAGCGGCATAGCAAAAGACAGCGGCAGCAATGTTTTGAAACAATTTGTGCCGTATGATACAATAGGCTTAAAAACAGATAGAACTGCGATATCGGCTGAAAATAATAATAATCAGCTATATAAATGCAGTAATATTTCAAAAAAAGAAATCTTTTCTGTTAATCTTGATTTTATAACGCCTACAAAAATAATCTTTAATGAAAAAATAGTTCAAAATTTAGAATTTCATGTATATATCCGAAACTTGCTCAGAAGAATCTCTAATCTTAACTTTTTTCACTGCGTCAATAGCGATAACAAAAAAAATGAAATTAATGATAATCCTGATAATAATATAGATTTTAATTATTATATAGAAAAGGCATACGGCGTTAGGGCAAATAATAATCTAAAATGGAAATCAGTCGACAGATATTCCAATAGACAGAAAAGGCATATGAAGATAAGCGGTTTTACCGGAAAAATTTCATTTGAAAACGTCGGACAAGAATTTTTATGGATTATAAGAGTCGGTGAAATAATACATTTAGGAAAAAACACAACCTTCGGTAACGGAAAATATGAAATAGATTCTATTATTTAA
- a CDS encoding glycogen synthase produces the protein MNVLFMTAEYYPFAKSGGLAEVAEAITVNLVRKGLNVTVCVPYYKQVSQQKFRISGKISRIEIDPPEDCLKFLNIEGSSRKKVINELRFFDILPYKYKGVNILFIKNDYLFNRDFLYSDGNIDYEDNLLRFALFNYASLVYVSDNMLKFDVIHCNDWQTSLVPALAKFKFKLASKILLTIHNLGYQGLFPSEQFQCTFLSKYLLNIEGFEYFGKINLLKGGIEFADIITTVSKKYALEIQTSEYGFGLEGVLHVGSQKLYGILNGVDYDEWNPETDKYIAKNFTSKNYKTGKKSCKKDLLNNFFGKDSAAGLMDKPVISIVARLDEQKGFDILIEAMPEIIKNNTLFIILGTGSPEIEKELKKIADKYPQNIGLKIEYNNQLAHKIEAGSDFYIMPSKYEPCGLNQMYSMAYGTVPIVRGTGGLDDTIINYNAETDNIEESNGFKFYNFSGEDLSKTVNYAISLYYSDKNAMAKLILNGMQSNFSWERSINEYIELYNK, from the coding sequence ATGAATGTTCTTTTTATGACTGCGGAATATTATCCGTTTGCCAAAAGCGGCGGACTTGCAGAAGTTGCCGAAGCTATAACCGTCAATCTTGTCCGAAAAGGTTTAAATGTCACTGTCTGCGTGCCATATTATAAACAGGTAAGCCAGCAAAAATTCAGAATATCCGGAAAAATTTCCAGAATAGAAATCGATCCGCCGGAGGATTGTTTAAAATTTTTAAATATTGAAGGTTCTTCCAGAAAAAAAGTTATCAACGAATTGCGATTTTTCGATATTTTACCATATAAATATAAAGGCGTAAATATTTTATTTATAAAAAACGATTATTTATTTAATCGTGATTTTTTATATTCCGACGGAAATATTGATTATGAAGATAATTTATTAAGATTTGCTTTATTTAATTATGCGTCTCTCGTCTATGTTTCGGATAATATGCTAAAATTTGACGTTATCCATTGCAATGACTGGCAGACATCACTTGTTCCGGCTCTCGCTAAGTTTAAATTTAAATTGGCTTCAAAGATTTTATTGACTATTCACAACTTAGGATATCAGGGTCTGTTTCCATCAGAACAGTTTCAATGCACTTTCTTAAGCAAATACTTACTAAATATTGAGGGATTTGAATATTTCGGCAAAATAAATCTTCTCAAAGGCGGTATCGAATTTGCCGATATTATAACTACCGTCAGTAAAAAATATGCTCTTGAAATTCAAACAAGCGAATACGGTTTCGGATTAGAAGGCGTGCTTCACGTAGGCAGCCAAAAACTATACGGCATATTGAACGGTGTCGATTATGACGAATGGAATCCTGAAACCGATAAATATATAGCTAAAAATTTTACATCCAAAAATTACAAAACGGGGAAAAAATCCTGCAAAAAAGATTTATTAAACAATTTTTTTGGAAAAGATTCTGCAGCAGGTTTGATGGATAAACCAGTGATAAGCATTGTCGCAAGACTTGACGAACAAAAAGGTTTCGATATATTAATAGAAGCCATGCCTGAAATAATAAAAAATAATACACTGTTTATAATCCTTGGAACAGGCAGTCCCGAGATAGAAAAAGAACTTAAGAAAATAGCGGATAAATATCCGCAAAATATAGGCTTAAAAATAGAATACAATAATCAATTAGCGCATAAAATTGAAGCCGGAAGCGATTTTTACATAATGCCTTCCAAATATGAACCATGCGGGCTTAACCAGATGTATAGCATGGCATACGGCACTGTTCCGATAGTTAGAGGAACAGGCGGATTAGACGATACTATAATCAATTATAACGCTGAGACTGACAATATAGAAGAATCAAACGGTTTCAAATTTTATAATTTTAGCGGCGAAGATTTAAGTAAAACTGTTAATTATGCAATTTCATTATATTATAGCGATAAAAATGCCATGGCAAAGCTTATTCTGAACGGAATGCAAAGTAATTTCTCATGGGAAAGAAGCATAAATGAATATATTGAGTTATACAATAAATAA
- a CDS encoding response regulator translates to MRILKKDADTDVFLSNYNFRRSGCKSKNDCGDDICAPVNIYGGRQSSNYANLNGGALTDNSASSADSLSRNVSQPLNRLYNDDKTGEDNVIKTKFNILIAEDNEINAELMKTIIEAENSTDSVSDYNNYNTKRRSNSLPSASSLPYKINTVIAENGKKALDIIFSDANIDLIILDLMMPIINGFDVLQQIKSSGCNSRLANIPVLIVSALSESSTISKGIELGANDYITKPIVKNIFKAKVNSLINLKKLYDTLESSEHIIMSLALAVEAKDKYTSGHSKRVSMLAYNFGKYLGLGEEDCLLLKRAGCIHDIGKIGIPNDVLNKTGKLSDEEFKLIRNHSVMSSDICKPLISLKKESYIARYHHERFDGNGYPGELSSKNIPFLSRILSVVDSYDAMTSDRPYRKALSKEKALSIFEAEKESGQWDSDIVNELIKFINISDFKYN, encoded by the coding sequence ATGCGAATATTGAAGAAAGATGCCGATACCGATGTTTTTTTGTCAAATTACAATTTTCGCCGCAGCGGCTGCAAATCTAAAAATGATTGCGGAGACGATATATGCGCGCCTGTGAATATTTACGGCGGCAGACAATCGTCAAATTATGCCAATCTTAACGGCGGCGCACTGACTGATAATTCGGCAAGTTCTGCGGACAGCTTAAGCAGAAATGTTTCACAGCCGCTTAATCGGCTGTATAATGATGATAAAACAGGCGAAGACAATGTAATTAAAACCAAGTTTAACATTCTTATTGCTGAAGACAATGAAATAAATGCAGAGCTCATGAAGACAATAATAGAAGCTGAAAATTCGACAGACTCTGTTTCTGATTATAATAATTATAATACAAAAAGACGTTCCAATTCATTGCCGTCTGCATCGTCTTTGCCGTATAAAATTAATACGGTTATTGCAGAAAACGGAAAAAAAGCATTAGATATTATATTTTCGGATGCAAATATCGACTTAATCATTTTAGATTTGATGATGCCGATAATTAACGGTTTTGATGTGCTGCAACAGATAAAATCAAGCGGTTGTAACAGTCGGTTAGCTAATATTCCAGTATTAATAGTAAGCGCTTTAAGCGAGTCTTCAACTATTTCTAAAGGTATTGAACTTGGTGCGAACGACTATATTACAAAGCCTATCGTAAAAAATATTTTTAAAGCAAAAGTAAATTCATTAATAAATTTAAAAAAATTATACGACACGTTAGAAAGTTCTGAACATATAATAATGTCTTTGGCTTTAGCCGTAGAAGCAAAAGATAAATATACAAGCGGACATTCTAAACGGGTAAGCATGCTTGCCTATAATTTTGGAAAATACTTAGGATTGGGCGAAGAAGATTGTCTTCTGCTTAAAAGAGCCGGATGCATACATGACATTGGCAAGATCGGAATCCCAAACGATGTACTAAATAAAACCGGAAAATTGTCCGATGAAGAATTTAAATTAATAAGGAATCATTCCGTAATGAGCAGCGATATCTGCAAGCCCCTGATTTCACTCAAGAAAGAATCGTATATTGCAAGATATCATCACGAGAGATTTGACGGAAACGGCTATCCGGGCGAATTGAGCAGCAAAAATATTCCGTTTTTATCCAGAATATTATCCGTTGTCGATTCTTATGACGCAATGACAAGCGATAGACCGTACAGAAAAGCGCTGAGCAAAGAAAAAGCGCTCTCGATATTTGAAGCTGAAAAAGAGTCAGGACAGTGGGATAGCGATATAGTTAACGAATTGATTAAATTTATAAATATTAGTGATTTTAAATATAACTAA
- a CDS encoding response regulator produces MIKKANFMKEFMAKILIYGGGKAAKSVIELLHNDKNIEIAALVSRNMLKEGVQYANGLNIKCLNSIKEALDNNLDFNIIFNLTGEPFYRIPELKDIYDINFTLNTAYNQDYNNNGKKFNVEIIDSTSAKLIWDLLYDRHKAHMDKESIINQLRNQKDYFKNILDDSFDMIMVTDKNGKITEFNKGGETILGYSKKDIIGTQASDLYSNKIERDEILNRLRSEHFVQNYETVLKRKDGTLVNISLTISSISNNNKGEITGTIGISKDITEKKKYEKELMNLNENLEQKIIERTKQLELTNKELLKANELKSKFIANMSHELRTPLNAIIGYSDLMLDSSDVTDKHKKYINNILVSGKHLLQLINNILDIAKIEAGKFNLDYSIFSVKEVFDEVNTVLKSLFDQKMLSLSIIYNGNENYRLYGDRIKFKQVIYNLLSNAIKFSFENSAIKIVCNKNIPEIKQGIAQEEKYAEQKYSERGAKKSSLEYLQLDIINKGIGVPENKLKTIFDEFVQIDNSYSRKFEGTGLGLALSKKIVELHGGYINVQSVENEETIFTVIIPNAIDTESLLNTSEISKNIGMTSEDGSKIENCYDNSSDNKRNKSSDNSDEIEYNTAYTAGGGSVLNKRANINYTFRDDFGKKRKPVVLVVEDDLPTSELFTVNLIKSGYSVIHAYDGIEAVEKAREYKPFAILLDVMIPKKDGWEVLSDLKSDDITKSIPVVITSMIDNKDLGYALGATDYLVKPIDRETLIKTLSEFTLTTKRKKRQVNILLIDDEEITHEMIAKILEPAGFNLLHAYTGDEGLKLAIEYKPDLILLDLIMPDVNGFEVAENIKKHPVSSQIPIFIITSKDLTVEERMRLSNNIDRVIGKRIFSSEELTRSIRELELIYPHKAGLFDDVTGLLDHNYFNIRLAQEINRAKRYQIAFSVILIDVDNFKNYNDTVGSFHSDIALKKIADIFKKSLRGSDVVVRFGYDEFAIILNNTLKEPALYVANRFLSSIKEYPFYKEEELPSKLLTATFVVASYPEDGETPEEIISKIFNKLCELKSAGGNIVKEV; encoded by the coding sequence ATGATTAAAAAAGCAAACTTTATGAAAGAATTTATGGCTAAAATTTTAATTTACGGCGGCGGTAAAGCCGCAAAATCTGTTATCGAGCTGCTCCATAACGATAAAAATATTGAAATTGCCGCATTAGTTTCAAGGAATATGCTGAAAGAGGGCGTTCAATATGCGAATGGACTGAATATTAAATGCTTAAATTCAATAAAAGAAGCCTTAGATAACAATCTGGATTTTAATATTATCTTTAATCTTACCGGTGAGCCTTTTTATAGAATACCGGAGCTTAAAGATATATACGATATTAATTTTACTCTGAACACCGCCTATAATCAGGATTATAATAATAACGGCAAAAAATTTAACGTCGAAATAATAGACTCCACGAGCGCTAAATTAATATGGGATCTGCTTTACGACAGACATAAAGCGCATATGGATAAAGAATCTATAATAAATCAGCTCAGGAATCAGAAAGACTATTTTAAAAATATTCTTGACGATTCATTTGATATGATAATGGTTACGGATAAAAACGGCAAAATAACAGAGTTTAATAAAGGCGGAGAGACGATATTAGGATATTCAAAAAAAGATATTATCGGTACGCAGGCATCTGACCTGTATTCTAATAAAATAGAACGCGATGAAATTTTAAACAGGCTGCGCAGCGAACATTTTGTGCAAAATTATGAAACCGTCCTGAAGAGGAAAGACGGCACTCTTGTAAATATTTCTCTTACAATCTCTTCAATTTCAAATAATAATAAAGGAGAAATAACAGGAACAATAGGAATTTCTAAAGATATAACGGAAAAAAAGAAATATGAAAAAGAACTGATGAATCTGAACGAAAATCTTGAACAGAAAATTATAGAGCGCACTAAACAGTTAGAATTGACTAATAAAGAATTGTTAAAAGCAAATGAATTAAAATCAAAGTTTATAGCAAATATGTCTCACGAATTAAGAACCCCTCTAAACGCTATCATAGGATATTCCGACCTCATGCTTGATTCTTCCGATGTAACGGATAAGCATAAAAAATATATTAATAATATATTGGTTTCAGGCAAGCATCTTCTTCAATTGATAAATAATATATTAGATATAGCAAAGATTGAAGCCGGAAAATTTAATTTGGACTATTCAATTTTTTCGGTGAAAGAGGTTTTTGACGAGGTAAATACCGTTTTGAAATCGCTATTCGACCAGAAAATGCTTTCCTTAAGCATTATATATAACGGAAATGAAAATTACAGGCTTTACGGCGACAGAATAAAATTTAAGCAGGTCATTTATAATCTGCTCAGCAATGCTATAAAGTTTTCGTTTGAAAATTCGGCTATTAAAATTGTCTGCAATAAAAATATTCCTGAAATTAAACAGGGTATAGCGCAGGAAGAGAAATACGCAGAACAGAAATACTCTGAACGCGGAGCTAAAAAAAGTTCTCTGGAATATCTGCAGTTAGATATTATAAATAAAGGAATAGGTGTTCCGGAAAATAAGCTGAAAACTATTTTTGACGAATTTGTGCAGATAGACAACAGCTATTCAAGAAAATTTGAAGGAACCGGTCTTGGTCTGGCTCTGTCAAAAAAAATAGTTGAACTTCACGGCGGATATATTAACGTTCAGTCTGTCGAGAATGAGGAAACAATTTTTACTGTTATCATACCAAACGCAATTGATACCGAAAGTCTTCTGAATACGTCGGAAATATCCAAAAACATTGGAATGACATCGGAAGACGGAAGTAAGATTGAAAACTGCTACGATAATAGCTCGGACAACAAAAGAAATAAAAGTTCAGATAATTCTGATGAAATAGAGTATAATACCGCTTATACTGCCGGCGGCGGTTCTGTTTTAAATAAGCGCGCAAACATAAATTATACTTTCAGAGACGATTTCGGCAAAAAGAGAAAACCTGTCGTTTTAGTCGTAGAAGACGATTTGCCGACTTCTGAGCTGTTTACGGTAAATCTTATAAAATCAGGATATTCTGTAATTCATGCCTATGACGGAATTGAAGCGGTTGAAAAAGCAAGAGAATATAAACCATTTGCAATTCTTTTAGATGTGATGATACCGAAAAAAGACGGATGGGAAGTTTTAAGCGATTTAAAATCTGACGACATAACAAAAAGCATCCCGGTCGTAATTACCAGCATGATTGATAATAAAGATTTAGGATACGCTCTCGGAGCTACCGATTATCTTGTCAAACCGATTGACAGGGAAACCCTCATAAAAACATTATCGGAGTTTACGCTTACCACGAAAAGAAAAAAAAGACAGGTAAATATCTTATTGATAGACGATGAAGAAATAACGCATGAAATGATTGCAAAAATTCTCGAGCCGGCAGGATTTAATCTTCTGCATGCCTATACAGGAGACGAAGGATTAAAATTAGCAATAGAATATAAACCTGATTTAATACTGCTTGACCTTATAATGCCAGACGTCAACGGCTTTGAAGTGGCGGAAAACATTAAAAAACATCCGGTTTCATCGCAGATACCGATTTTTATAATAACATCTAAAGATTTAACCGTTGAAGAACGTATGCGGCTTTCAAATAATATCGACAGAGTAATAGGAAAAAGAATATTCTCTTCCGAGGAACTTACAAGGTCTATCAGGGAATTGGAACTTATCTATCCCCATAAAGCCGGCTTATTTGACGATGTAACCGGTTTATTAGACCATAACTATTTCAATATAAGACTTGCTCAGGAAATTAACAGGGCTAAACGATACCAGATAGCTTTCAGCGTTATACTTATAGATGTAGATAATTTCAAAAACTATAATGATACAGTCGGCAGTTTTCATTCAGATATTGCGCTTAAAAAAATTGCCGATATTTTTAAAAAATCTTTAAGAGGTTCAGACGTTGTTGTGAGATTCGGCTATGATGAATTCGCTATTATACTTAATAATACTTTAAAAGAACCGGCTTTATACGTTGCTAATAGATTTTTGTCTTCAATAAAAGAATATCCGTTTTATAAAGAAGAAGAACTGCCTTCTAAATTGCTGACGGCGACTTTTGTCGTGGCGTCTTATCCCGAAGACGGAGAAACCCCTGAAGAAATTATATCCAAAATATTCAATAAATTGTGCGAGCTTAAAAGCGCAGGCGGGAATATTGTTAAAGAGGTTTAA
- a CDS encoding response regulator, producing MNLSSDNKKIIIVEDNEINMDLIQAMLEPFNFNIIEAYDGFEAVEKINSNSDAFLILLDIGLPGIDGMEVFKRLKQSEKTAKIPVIAVTAHAMKGNKEHLLSLGFNDFIEKPVDRKILFEKIENFLHL from the coding sequence ATGAACCTATCATCCGATAATAAAAAAATAATTATAGTAGAAGATAATGAAATAAATATGGATTTGATTCAGGCAATGCTTGAACCTTTTAATTTTAATATCATCGAAGCTTATGACGGATTCGAAGCTGTTGAAAAAATCAATAGCAACAGCGATGCCTTTCTGATACTTTTAGACATTGGTCTTCCTGGAATAGACGGCATGGAGGTATTTAAAAGATTAAAGCAATCGGAAAAAACTGCAAAAATTCCGGTTATTGCCGTTACGGCTCATGCTATGAAAGGAAATAAAGAACATCTGCTGTCCCTCGGTTTTAACGATTTTATAGAAAAGCCTGTCGATAGAAAGATATTATTTGAAAAAATTGAAAATTTTTTACATCTGTAA
- the dksA gene encoding RNA polymerase-binding protein DksA, whose amino-acid sequence MNQEQLEHFRGILSNKLNYLIGEAVKTVDIMSNTEEENFPDPTDRATMESDRNFELRIRDRERKLIPKIQQAIERINDGTYGICIECGQEISVKRLESRPETAMCIQCKTKEEEFEKKYNI is encoded by the coding sequence ATGAATCAGGAACAATTAGAGCACTTTAGAGGAATACTGAGTAATAAACTTAATTATCTCATAGGCGAAGCAGTAAAGACGGTAGATATCATGTCTAATACCGAAGAAGAAAATTTTCCAGATCCTACCGACAGGGCGACTATGGAATCGGACAGGAATTTTGAGCTCAGAATAAGAGACAGAGAAAGGAAGCTTATTCCTAAAATACAGCAGGCTATTGAAAGAATTAACGATGGAACATATGGAATATGCATAGAATGCGGACAGGAAATATCCGTTAAAAGATTAGAATCTCGTCCTGAAACGGCAATGTGTATCCAGTGTAAAACAAAAGAAGAAGAATTTGAAAAAAAATATAATATATAA
- a CDS encoding cobalamin biosynthesis protein, which translates to MTYNILPPFQFCRIILFSAVILSFLYEYYITGKLRYRFHILNIIAYIVKFLERIMYNFSNKYLGGVLFTILSLLIAAFLSVIIGFILAQISIWLLVIFFIFILSSFLSSGGLNHAALTVYHDLKNDGISRARTNLKALAGRDSENMNESEISRAVVESVAENTGDGIGSLVFYTAAGFAVGRLSVSFDFYDRYCAKSAAFLSSLFYYLMATLYGIAGAGLPSINMHGINFNGYSGNNCGIILTNMLIFGIAGAVIYKTSNLMDSLVGYKNKKYIKFGKFSARLDDVLNYVPFRITAVFMLFSLIILNFFYKNKKSYNNNQYKNLTNNNACRVYENNKPDKDDKSKDDKHENNHLKNKRGSYYNKLYNYNNNYDFNNAVKSWRKFRKMHPSPNAGQLEAIMAGALKVRLGGTNYYGGIESNRPVIGFENYDYANTEDIMKSLNIMRITSIILIISLCFVGLILF; encoded by the coding sequence ATGACATATAATATTTTGCCGCCGTTTCAGTTCTGCCGAATAATATTGTTTTCTGCTGTAATTCTGTCTTTTTTGTATGAATATTATATTACAGGAAAACTTCGCTATCGTTTCCATATTCTAAATATTATCGCCTATATCGTAAAATTTTTAGAACGTATTATGTATAATTTTTCCAATAAATATCTTGGTGGTGTATTATTTACAATTTTATCGCTCCTAATAGCGGCGTTTTTGTCTGTAATTATCGGTTTTATACTGGCTCAAATTTCGATATGGCTGCTGGTCATTTTTTTTATTTTTATATTGTCATCGTTTCTTTCTTCAGGAGGTTTAAACCATGCAGCTCTTACTGTGTACCACGATTTAAAAAATGACGGCATATCACGCGCAAGAACCAATCTGAAAGCTCTTGCCGGACGCGATAGCGAAAATATGAATGAATCTGAAATTTCAAGAGCTGTTGTGGAATCTGTTGCAGAGAATACGGGCGACGGAATTGGTTCTCTCGTATTTTATACAGCAGCAGGATTTGCTGTCGGGCGTCTGTCCGTATCTTTCGATTTTTACGATAGATACTGCGCTAAATCTGCCGCTTTCCTATCTTCTTTATTTTATTATTTGATGGCTACTTTATACGGCATTGCCGGTGCCGGTTTACCGTCTATTAATATGCATGGTATAAATTTTAACGGTTATAGCGGAAATAACTGCGGCATTATTCTTACAAACATGCTGATTTTCGGCATAGCAGGCGCTGTTATATATAAGACTTCAAATCTTATGGACTCATTAGTAGGATATAAAAATAAAAAATATATAAAATTTGGAAAATTCTCGGCGAGATTAGATGACGTATTAAATTATGTACCTTTTAGAATAACGGCTGTATTTATGTTATTTTCATTAATAATACTTAATTTTTTTTACAAAAATAAAAAATCGTATAACAATAATCAGTATAAAAATTTAACTAATAATAATGCCTGCCGCGTATATGAAAATAATAAACCCGACAAAGATGATAAGAGCAAAGATGATAAGCATGAAAATAATCATTTAAAAAACAAAAGAGGTTCATATTATAACAAATTATATAATTATAATAATAATTACGATTTTAACAATGCCGTAAAATCATGGCGGAAATTCAGAAAAATGCATCCAAGTCCTAATGCCGGACAGTTGGAAGCGATAATGGCAGGCGCATTAAAAGTACGACTCGGAGGTACTAATTATTACGGCGGAATTGAGAGCAATAGACCTGTCATCGGTTTTGAAAATTACGATTACGCAAATACCGAAGATATCATGAAATCGTTGAACATTATGCGTATAACATCGATAATATTGATCATATCGCTGTGTTTTGTTGGATTAATACTATTTTAA